The Flexivirga oryzae genome has a segment encoding these proteins:
- a CDS encoding type IV toxin-antitoxin system AbiEi family antitoxin domain-containing protein, which produces MRTLRPRDAQGVYAQPRGEVRRLEHRGALHKLAHGYYVVVPQEQTGTGWMPTLEAAAAGIATADFGPANTVLMGLSAARLHGAIPRALGAAVVAVPAQRNTITLVDRAAAVRFVKRDTSRLDAERMNTELGATLVTTPEQTVLDLARRPSLGGAPDEVPGAVRILIARADMKLLEELAASQRAWTSLRRALDWAGRTCRAGHHAP; this is translated from the coding sequence ATGCGCACCCTCCGCCCGCGCGATGCCCAGGGCGTTTACGCGCAACCACGTGGCGAGGTACGTCGACTCGAACACCGCGGTGCACTACACAAGCTCGCGCACGGTTACTACGTGGTCGTGCCACAGGAGCAGACCGGCACAGGGTGGATGCCAACGCTCGAGGCGGCCGCCGCGGGCATCGCAACGGCGGACTTCGGGCCTGCGAACACCGTATTGATGGGCCTGTCCGCGGCTCGCCTCCACGGCGCCATCCCTCGCGCACTCGGCGCGGCGGTGGTCGCTGTGCCGGCCCAACGAAACACGATCACCCTGGTGGATCGCGCTGCCGCTGTCCGATTCGTCAAACGGGACACGTCGCGCCTCGATGCGGAACGTATGAACACCGAACTCGGTGCGACCCTGGTCACGACGCCGGAGCAGACCGTTCTAGACCTGGCACGTCGCCCCAGCCTTGGCGGAGCGCCCGACGAAGTACCAGGGGCAGTTCGCATCTTGATCGCTCGCGCCGACATGAAGCTGCTCGAGGAACTCGCAGCCTCGCAGCGCGCATGGACATCGCTGCGCCGCGCCTTGGACTGGGCAGGCCGAACATGTCGCGCCGGACACCACGCGCCGTAG